The following proteins are co-located in the Trichormus variabilis 0441 genome:
- a CDS encoding Swt1 family HEPN domain-containing protein, protein MSISNRERVGRALELLRDGLYPFVEREMRSVFGDKWLVAATSFVPEDHTLRRTVQQILKQDESAILKLMSGQWRDVFKKTLGNAERSLVGELIDTRNSWAHNKPFSTDDAYRALDSVSRLLSSISAPEADEVDKQKQELLRVRFTEQARRETRRATLQPVEGNPTGGLKPWREIVTPHPDVASGRYQEAEFAADLWQVYLDEGSDEYRIPTEFFSRTFLTEGLKQLLTNALVRLAGNGGDPVIELQTNFGGGKTHAMLALYHLFMGVPVSKLPGLEPVLAAANVSPPAKVNTAVLVGNKISPGEAQTKKDGTVIRTLWGELAWQLGGREAYEMIRQADETSTNPGDNLRLLFNRYAPCLILIDEWVAYARQLHEINDLPGGSFDTHFTFAQTLSESAKNAKKTLLVVSIPASDNEIGGDRGKAALSRLKNAIGRVESPWRPASADESFEIVRRRLFQPIIEESGFVARDAVIRAFGEMYQNQSQEFPSECREASYKRRLENAYPIHPELFDRLYNDWSTLDKFQRTRGVLRLMAKVIHSLWEGQDKSLLIMPASVPMDDGQVQTELTRYLEDHWVPVIEKDVDGDNSLPLACDRQNPNLGRYSACRRVARTIYLGSAPTLRAANRGVEDNRIKLGCVQPGESVATFGDALRRLTDQATHLYIDNTRYWFSTQPSVTRLAQDRAEQVQQDQDKVWDEIIRRLRADKQRGEFTAVHIAPDSSADVPDEMNARLVVLGPQHPHKNKENNTPALTRGNEILHNKGASPRYSKNMLLFLAPDKAKLELLEQSVCQYLAWNSIVSDKEALNLDVFQSNQATTKQQQTDKDVKSLIQEAYIWLIVPSQPDPQGEIEWQEIRLQKQDSPILQASRKAVHEEHLIPNYAASRLRLEALDPYLWRDVNHLDLKKLWEYLAYYLYLPRLKNQQVLLQAIAEGVASLLLNDNFAYATGYDESKGRYLGLKAAEHITVTLSSQNLIVKPEIAQRQMEADAAAITKLPIPGVKEGTGSYKTEREKTIDTVITPDDSSNGKVTVIIPPKRFYGSVKLDALRLQRDVPQLANEVIQHFSSLMDAEVEITLEIQVKAPEGIPENVIRTVTENCRVLKFSHQEFEPE, encoded by the coding sequence ATGTCAATTAGTAACCGTGAAAGAGTTGGCAGGGCGTTAGAACTTTTGAGAGATGGCTTATATCCCTTTGTAGAACGTGAGATGCGTTCGGTTTTTGGTGATAAATGGCTAGTTGCCGCTACATCTTTTGTTCCAGAAGACCATACCCTACGGCGTACTGTTCAACAAATTCTCAAGCAGGATGAATCAGCCATCCTGAAGCTAATGTCTGGTCAATGGCGTGATGTCTTTAAAAAGACACTGGGAAATGCAGAAAGAAGCTTAGTTGGAGAACTCATTGACACTCGCAACTCTTGGGCGCATAACAAACCATTTTCTACAGATGATGCCTATCGCGCTCTTGATAGCGTTTCACGGTTACTTTCATCCATTTCTGCACCAGAAGCAGATGAAGTTGACAAGCAAAAACAAGAACTTTTACGAGTACGCTTTACAGAACAAGCCCGTCGGGAAACTCGCCGCGCTACTCTCCAACCAGTAGAAGGCAATCCCACAGGTGGTTTAAAACCCTGGCGAGAAATTGTCACACCTCACCCAGATGTTGCTAGTGGTCGTTACCAAGAAGCAGAATTTGCTGCTGACCTCTGGCAAGTTTATTTAGACGAAGGTTCTGATGAATACCGTATACCTACAGAGTTTTTCAGCCGCACTTTCCTCACTGAAGGGCTGAAGCAACTGCTGACAAATGCCTTAGTGCGCCTTGCTGGTAATGGAGGCGACCCTGTTATCGAACTGCAAACTAATTTTGGTGGCGGCAAAACTCACGCGATGCTGGCACTATACCATCTATTTATGGGAGTCCCAGTATCCAAATTACCTGGATTGGAGCCAGTACTAGCAGCAGCGAATGTTTCACCACCTGCAAAAGTAAACACAGCTGTACTGGTAGGCAACAAAATTTCTCCTGGTGAGGCTCAAACTAAAAAAGATGGTACTGTTATTCGCACACTTTGGGGCGAACTAGCTTGGCAATTGGGTGGTAGAGAAGCCTATGAAATGATTCGCCAAGCGGATGAAACCTCAACTAACCCAGGCGATAACTTACGGTTGTTATTCAACCGTTATGCGCCCTGTTTGATTCTCATTGATGAATGGGTAGCTTACGCCCGACAACTACACGAAATTAATGACCTACCAGGGGGGAGTTTTGATACTCACTTTACCTTTGCTCAAACTTTGAGCGAGTCAGCCAAAAATGCTAAAAAAACTCTGTTGGTAGTGAGTATTCCGGCATCAGATAATGAAATTGGTGGCGATCGCGGTAAAGCAGCCTTAAGTAGACTCAAAAATGCTATCGGTAGAGTTGAATCTCCTTGGCGACCAGCAAGTGCCGATGAAAGTTTTGAAATTGTGCGACGACGCTTGTTTCAACCCATCATCGAAGAAAGTGGCTTTGTTGCCCGTGATGCGGTCATCCGCGCTTTTGGGGAAATGTACCAAAACCAATCTCAAGAATTTCCCAGTGAGTGCCGAGAAGCCAGTTACAAGCGACGGCTAGAAAATGCCTATCCCATCCATCCAGAACTTTTTGACCGACTTTATAACGACTGGTCAACTCTCGACAAATTTCAACGCACACGGGGTGTCCTGCGATTAATGGCCAAAGTGATTCACTCCTTATGGGAGGGTCAGGACAAGAGCTTGTTAATCATGCCTGCCAGCGTGCCAATGGATGACGGACAGGTACAAACAGAATTAACTCGCTACCTCGAAGATCACTGGGTGCCAGTAATTGAAAAAGATGTCGATGGTGATAATTCTCTACCTTTAGCGTGCGATCGCCAAAACCCGAATTTAGGACGTTACTCTGCCTGTCGCCGCGTCGCCCGAACCATTTACCTTGGTTCCGCCCCCACACTCAGGGCAGCTAATCGGGGTGTAGAAGACAATCGGATCAAGTTGGGATGTGTCCAGCCTGGAGAAAGTGTAGCTACCTTTGGAGACGCACTACGCCGACTGACTGACCAAGCCACCCACCTTTATATTGATAACACTCGCTACTGGTTCTCAACTCAACCCAGTGTCACCAGACTTGCCCAAGACCGAGCCGAGCAAGTTCAACAGGATCAGGATAAAGTTTGGGATGAAATCATTCGCAGACTGAGGGCTGACAAGCAACGAGGAGAGTTTACGGCAGTGCATATTGCCCCTGATTCTTCTGCCGATGTGCCTGATGAAATGAATGCGAGGTTAGTTGTCTTAGGGCCACAGCATCCTCATAAAAATAAGGAAAACAATACCCCAGCCTTAACCAGAGGAAACGAAATACTTCACAACAAGGGAGCCAGCCCTCGGTACAGCAAAAATATGTTGTTGTTTTTAGCACCAGATAAAGCCAAACTGGAGTTATTAGAGCAATCTGTTTGTCAGTACCTGGCTTGGAATTCAATTGTCAGCGATAAAGAAGCTTTGAACTTAGATGTTTTTCAAAGCAATCAGGCAACAACTAAGCAACAGCAAACAGATAAAGATGTCAAAAGTTTAATCCAAGAAGCTTACATCTGGCTTATCGTGCCAAGTCAACCCGACCCTCAAGGGGAAATTGAATGGCAGGAAATCAGGTTGCAAAAACAAGACTCTCCAATTCTACAAGCCAGCCGCAAAGCAGTACACGAAGAACACTTGATCCCTAATTATGCTGCTAGTCGCCTACGCTTGGAAGCCCTTGACCCTTATCTTTGGCGAGATGTAAATCACCTCGACCTTAAGAAACTTTGGGAATACCTCGCATACTACTTGTACTTGCCACGCCTGAAAAATCAACAGGTATTATTACAAGCGATCGCAGAAGGTGTGGCATCCTTACTATTAAATGACAACTTTGCTTATGCCACGGGCTACGATGAATCCAAAGGACGCTATCTGGGTTTGAAAGCAGCTGAACACATTACTGTAACCCTTAGCAGTCAAAATTTAATAGTTAAACCAGAAATAGCGCAACGCCAGATGGAAGCAGATGCTGCTGCCATAACTAAACTTCCAATTCCAGGTGTTAAAGAAGGAACAGGAAGCTATAAGACTGAAAGAGAAAAAACTATTGATACTGTAATAACACCAGATGACTCATCTAATGGCAAAGTAACTGTCATCATTCCACCAAAACGCTTTTATGGTTCAGTCAAATTAGATGCTTTACGGTTACAACGTGATGTGCCACAGCTTGCTAACGAGGTAATTCAGCATTTTAGCAGTTTGATGGATGCAGAAGTAGAAATTACTTTGGAAATTCAAGTAAAAGCTCCTGAAGGAATACCAGAGAATGTGATTCGTACAGTTACAGAGAACTGTCGAGTTCTCAAATTTAGCCATCAGGAGTTTGAGCCAGAATAA
- a CDS encoding helix-turn-helix domain-containing protein, producing the protein MRQNNINIEYRFGKAIRRRRRELDYSQEELAEKAGLHRNYISSIETGTRNPSLKNIEKLAKALNISISDLFTNYGIEAEDTEY; encoded by the coding sequence GTGAGGCAAAATAACATCAACATTGAATATCGTTTCGGAAAAGCGATAAGACGAAGACGGCGAGAACTGGATTACTCTCAAGAAGAACTGGCTGAAAAAGCTGGGCTTCACCGTAATTACATCTCAAGTATTGAGACAGGAACTCGTAATCCTTCTCTCAAAAATATTGAAAAGCTGGCAAAAGCGCTGAACATCTCTATTTCTGATCTTTTTACCAACTACGGTATTGAAGCAGAAGATACTGAGTATTAG
- the cas12k gene encoding type V CRISPR-associated protein Cas12k (Type V-K CRISPR systems have also been known as with the large Cas12k protein, has also been known as type V-U5, and Cas12k as C2c5.) has product MSVITIQCRLIASEATRSYLWQLMAQKNTPLINELIEQLGIHPEIEQWLKKGKLPDGVVKPLCDSLITQESFANQPKRFNKSAIEVVEYIYKSWLALQKERQQTIDRKEHWLKMLKSDVELEQESKCTLDAIRSQATKILPKYLAQSEQNNNQTQSQNKKKSKKSKTKNENSTLFDILFKAYDKAKNPLNRCTLAYLLKNNCQVSQKDEDPNQYALRRSKKEKEIERLKKQLQSRKPNGRDLTGREWQQTLIMATSSVPESNDEANIWQKRLLKKDISLPFPIRFRTNEDLIWSKNEEGRICVSFSGEGLNDHIFEIYCGNRQIHWFQRFLEDQNIKNDNNDQHSSALFTLRSAILAWQENKQHKENSLPWNTRRLTLYCTLDTRLWTTDGTEKVKQEKVDEFTQQLANMEQKENLNQNQQNYVKRLQSTLNKLNNAYPRHNHDLYQGKPSILVGVSLGLEKPATLAIVDSSTNIVLAYRSIKQLLGDNYKLLNRQRQQQQRNSHERHKAQKSNMPNKLSESDLGKYIDNLLAQAIIALAKNYQAGSIVLPTMKNVRESIQSEIEARAVKRCPNYKEGQQQYAKQYRQSIHRWSYNRLMQFIQSQAVKANISIEQGPQPIRGSSQEKARDLAIAAYYLRQNKS; this is encoded by the coding sequence ATGAGTGTTATTACTATCCAATGTCGATTAATAGCCAGCGAAGCTACCCGCAGCTATCTGTGGCAATTGATGGCACAGAAAAATACACCTTTGATTAACGAACTAATTGAACAGCTAGGAATACATCCTGAGATAGAGCAGTGGTTGAAAAAGGGCAAGCTACCAGATGGAGTAGTCAAACCACTGTGCGACTCACTCATTACGCAAGAATCTTTTGCTAATCAACCCAAACGTTTTAATAAATCTGCTATTGAGGTAGTTGAGTATATTTACAAGTCATGGCTAGCTTTACAGAAAGAGCGACAACAAACAATAGATAGAAAAGAACATTGGCTCAAGATGCTCAAAAGCGATGTGGAATTGGAGCAAGAGAGTAAATGTACTTTAGATGCTATTCGCTCTCAAGCTACTAAAATTCTGCCGAAATATCTTGCTCAATCCGAACAAAATAATAATCAGACTCAGAGTCAAAACAAGAAAAAGAGTAAAAAAAGTAAAACTAAAAACGAGAACTCTACATTATTTGATATTTTATTCAAAGCTTATGACAAAGCGAAAAATCCCCTTAATCGATGCACTCTTGCGTATTTGCTCAAAAATAACTGTCAGGTTAGCCAAAAAGACGAAGACCCAAATCAGTATGCTCTACGCCGCAGTAAGAAAGAGAAAGAAATTGAACGTCTCAAAAAACAACTACAATCTAGGAAACCCAATGGTCGTGATTTGACAGGAAGAGAGTGGCAACAAACTCTCATAATGGCAACTTCATCTGTTCCTGAAAGTAACGATGAAGCTAATATTTGGCAGAAACGTCTTTTAAAAAAAGATATTTCACTCCCATTCCCAATTCGATTCAGAACTAACGAAGACCTAATTTGGTCAAAAAATGAAGAAGGACGTATTTGTGTTAGCTTCTCAGGTGAAGGATTGAATGATCACATCTTTGAAATATACTGCGGCAATAGACAAATTCACTGGTTTCAAAGATTTTTAGAAGATCAGAACATCAAAAACGATAATAATGACCAGCATTCATCTGCTCTGTTCACTTTACGTTCGGCAATTTTAGCGTGGCAAGAAAATAAACAACATAAAGAAAATAGCCTCCCTTGGAATACTCGTCGTTTAACTCTTTATTGCACCCTTGATACACGCTTGTGGACAACTGACGGTACTGAGAAGGTAAAGCAAGAGAAAGTAGACGAATTTACTCAACAATTGGCCAACATGGAACAGAAAGAAAACCTCAATCAGAATCAGCAAAATTATGTCAAACGCCTGCAATCAACATTAAATAAACTCAACAATGCTTACCCACGTCATAATCATGATTTGTATCAGGGTAAACCATCAATTCTAGTTGGTGTGAGTTTAGGTTTAGAAAAGCCTGCAACATTAGCTATTGTGGACAGTTCCACAAATATAGTTCTTGCATATCGTAGTATCAAACAGCTACTTGGCGATAATTACAAGTTGCTGAACCGCCAGCGACAGCAGCAGCAACGTAACTCTCATGAACGCCACAAAGCTCAAAAAAGCAATATGCCAAATAAGTTATCAGAATCTGATTTAGGAAAGTACATTGATAACTTACTAGCACAAGCAATTATCGCATTAGCTAAAAATTACCAAGCTGGCAGTATTGTTCTACCGACAATGAAAAATGTACGGGAGAGCATTCAAAGTGAAATAGAAGCTAGGGCAGTTAAAAGATGTCCTAATTACAAGGAAGGTCAGCAACAGTATGCTAAACAGTACCGCCAGAGCATTCATCGTTGGAGTTACAACAGATTGATGCAGTTTATTCAGAGTCAAGCAGTTAAGGCAAACATTTCTATAGAGCAAGGGCCACAACCGATTCGAGGTAGTTCTCAAGAAAAAGCGCGAGATTTAGCGATCGCAGCTTACTATTTACGCCAAAATAAATCTTAA
- the argF gene encoding ornithine carbamoyltransferase: MAALLGRDLLSLADLTPTELQELLQLATQLKSQQLKLRCNKVLGLLFSKASTRTRVSFTVAMYQLGGQVIDLNPNVTQVSRGEPVQDTARVLERYLDVLAIRTFEQQELATFAEYAKIPVINALTDLEHPCQILADLLTAQECFDTISGLTLTYVGDGNNVANSLMLGCALAGMNVRIATPSGYEPNPQVVAQAQAIADGKTEILLTNDPELATKGASVLYTDVWASMGQEAEANDRFPIFQPYQISEKLLSLAEPNAIVLHCLPAHRGEEITEEVIEGSQSRVWQQAENRLHVQKALLASILGAE, encoded by the coding sequence ATGGCAGCATTGTTAGGACGAGATTTGTTAAGTCTGGCAGACTTGACTCCTACAGAACTTCAGGAACTTCTGCAATTGGCAACCCAATTGAAATCACAACAGTTGAAGTTGCGGTGTAATAAGGTATTGGGTTTGTTATTTTCTAAGGCTTCAACTCGGACACGAGTCAGTTTTACTGTGGCTATGTACCAACTGGGTGGACAAGTAATTGATCTTAATCCGAATGTGACTCAAGTTAGTCGAGGAGAACCAGTACAAGATACTGCACGAGTATTAGAGCGATATTTGGATGTTTTGGCAATTCGCACTTTTGAACAGCAGGAGTTAGCAACTTTTGCTGAGTATGCGAAAATTCCTGTAATTAATGCACTCACTGATTTAGAACATCCTTGCCAAATATTAGCGGATTTATTAACTGCACAAGAATGTTTTGACACAATTTCTGGGCTAACTTTGACCTATGTTGGTGATGGCAATAATGTCGCTAATTCTTTGATGCTTGGCTGTGCTTTGGCGGGGATGAATGTGAGAATTGCCACACCTAGTGGATATGAACCAAATCCGCAGGTTGTCGCACAAGCACAAGCAATAGCTGATGGTAAAACCGAAATTCTCCTCACCAATGACCCAGAATTAGCAACCAAAGGTGCATCTGTACTCTACACTGATGTTTGGGCGAGTATGGGACAGGAAGCAGAAGCAAACGATCGCTTTCCTATTTTCCAACCTTATCAAATTTCTGAGAAGCTATTGAGTCTGGCTGAACCAAACGCAATTGTTTTACATTGCTTACCCGCCCATCGTGGTGAAGAAATTACCGAAGAAGTAATCGAAGGTTCTCAATCAAGAGTTTGGCAACAAGCCGAAAATCGATTGCACGTTCAAAAAGCTTTACTAGCTAGTATCTTGGGGGCAGAGTGA
- the lexA gene encoding transcriptional repressor LexA: MESLTQAQQELYEWLAEYIRIHQHSPSIRQMMQAMNLKSPAPIQSRLEHLRTKGYIEWTEGKARTIRILQPIKQGVPVLGAIAAGGLIEPFTDAVEHIDFSNFALPAQTYALRVTGDSMIEDLITDGDLVFLRPVPEPDQLKNGTIVAARVDGYGNTLKRFYRSGDRITLKPANPKYNPIEVAAIQVEVQGSLVGVWRGYM; encoded by the coding sequence ATGGAAAGCCTCACACAAGCGCAACAAGAACTTTATGAATGGCTGGCAGAATATATCCGTATTCACCAGCATTCACCTTCGATTCGTCAAATGATGCAAGCGATGAATTTGAAATCACCTGCACCGATTCAAAGTCGTTTAGAACATTTACGCACGAAAGGATACATCGAATGGACTGAAGGTAAAGCCCGGACTATTCGGATTTTACAACCGATTAAGCAAGGTGTGCCGGTTTTAGGAGCGATCGCCGCAGGTGGTTTAATTGAACCATTCACTGATGCTGTAGAGCATATCGACTTTTCTAATTTCGCTTTACCTGCACAAACTTATGCTTTGCGGGTAACTGGTGACAGCATGATTGAAGATTTAATTACTGATGGGGATTTGGTATTTTTGCGCCCAGTTCCCGAACCAGATCAATTAAAAAATGGTACTATCGTCGCTGCCAGAGTGGATGGTTATGGTAATACATTAAAACGTTTTTATCGAAGTGGCGATCGCATCACTCTTAAACCAGCCAATCCCAAATACAACCCCATTGAAGTTGCAGCCATACAGGTAGAAGTGCAAGGTTCTCTAGTTGGTGTTTGGCGCGGTTATATGTGA
- a CDS encoding DNA phosphorothioation system restriction enzyme produces MYLKQEPVQQFPAFRLKLPSVRESQGSYQTQPLPGCPRMPLSVQLRQYQRQAMTNWFANNGRGTLKMATGSGKTITALAITCELYQQISLQVLLVVCPYRHLVTQWGRECEKFNLRPILAFENLRSWQSQLSTQLYNLRSGSQGFVTVITTNSTLIGDGFQSQLKYFPAKTLIIGDEAHNLGAPKLEESLPRRVGLRLALSATPERYFDDGGTQSLFDYFGPVLQPEFTLRDAIAQGALVHYLYYPILVELTEAESIAYLKLTKRIGRSLLYRERNNGESSNFEDNEDLKPLLMQRARLIGAAANKLNALRQLMATRRETTHTLFYCSDGSLETGQRSSLHQLKAVAKILGGELGYKVSTYTAQTSLQEREILRRQFESGALQGLVAIRCLDEGVDIPAIQTAVILSSSGNPRQFIQRRGRVLRPHPSKERATIYDMIVLPPDLDRETIEVERNLLRKELRRFVEFADLADNAGEARIKLLDLQKRYGLLDV; encoded by the coding sequence ATGTACCTGAAGCAAGAACCAGTGCAGCAATTTCCTGCTTTCCGGCTCAAATTACCATCTGTCAGGGAAAGCCAAGGTAGTTATCAGACTCAGCCATTACCAGGGTGTCCTAGAATGCCGTTATCTGTGCAGTTGCGCCAGTATCAACGTCAAGCTATGACTAACTGGTTTGCGAACAATGGCCGAGGAACGCTGAAGATGGCGACTGGTAGCGGGAAAACCATAACTGCACTGGCGATTACTTGCGAGTTATACCAGCAGATTAGTTTACAGGTGTTGTTGGTGGTGTGTCCCTATCGTCATTTGGTGACACAATGGGGGCGAGAATGTGAAAAGTTTAATTTACGACCTATACTAGCCTTTGAGAATTTACGCAGTTGGCAAAGTCAACTTTCTACCCAACTTTACAATCTGCGTTCTGGTTCTCAAGGTTTTGTGACTGTGATTACTACCAATTCCACCTTAATTGGGGATGGGTTTCAGTCACAACTCAAGTATTTTCCAGCGAAGACTTTAATTATTGGTGATGAAGCCCATAATTTAGGCGCACCTAAGTTAGAAGAAAGTTTACCTCGGCGGGTGGGTTTACGGTTGGCTTTATCGGCGACACCAGAAAGATATTTTGATGATGGTGGTACCCAATCTTTATTTGATTACTTCGGCCCAGTGTTACAGCCGGAGTTTACTTTACGGGATGCGATCGCTCAAGGTGCTTTGGTACATTACCTATATTATCCCATCTTAGTAGAGTTAACTGAGGCGGAAAGTATTGCTTATTTGAAACTAACTAAACGTATCGGGCGATCGCTATTATATAGAGAACGCAATAATGGCGAATCATCTAATTTTGAAGATAACGAAGATTTAAAGCCTTTATTAATGCAACGCGCCAGATTAATTGGTGCAGCAGCAAATAAATTAAATGCTTTACGTCAATTAATGGCTACTCGCCGAGAAACCACTCATACGCTTTTTTATTGTAGTGATGGTTCCCTAGAAACAGGACAACGTTCATCTCTGCATCAACTCAAAGCTGTGGCAAAAATTCTGGGCGGAGAATTAGGCTATAAGGTAAGTACATACACAGCCCAAACATCTTTACAAGAAAGAGAAATTTTACGTCGTCAATTTGAAAGCGGTGCATTACAAGGTTTAGTGGCAATTCGTTGTTTAGATGAAGGGGTGGATATTCCAGCAATTCAAACGGCGGTGATTTTATCCAGTTCTGGTAATCCTCGTCAGTTTATTCAGCGACGGGGTAGGGTTTTACGTCCTCATCCGAGTAAGGAAAGGGCTACTATCTACGACATGATTGTTTTACCGCCAGATTTGGATAGGGAAACTATAGAAGTTGAACGCAATCTGTTAAGAAAAGAGTTGCGGCGCTTTGTGGAGTTTGCCGATTTAGCTGATAACGCTGGTGAAGCTCGCATCAAGTTACTGGATTTACAAAAGCGATATGGATTGTTAGATGTTTAG
- a CDS encoding AAA family ATPase yields MKLTSIKLCNFRSFYGRTPEIVIAGGDVLNTTIIHGNNGSGKTSLLNAFTWVLYEKFSAAFASIEQLVNKRAIAEAKLGQAVECWVEINWEHEGKRYNVKRQCKGYKNKTDFAVGKTELLMQVAGDDGRWYYPSQQPEEIIGQILPVSLHQYFFFDGERIEEIVRSDKKAEIAEATKIFLGVEVINRSIRHLGEAKKSLENELKAIGDSEIKQLLREQEKLEQEIERIHTRQTEIKQELEYQQTFKKETGNRLQELSAAKELQQRRQELENQKNSNQESLRQTRESLKKIISARGYTVLLSDTTAQFRTIINQLKQQGDLTSGISREFIHELLKSQRCICGAELHEGNHAHTNVSLWLNQAGSSAVEETAIRMSAQVDEIDKQAIVFWEEVDKEQARINQLRQNISQVENELETIQERLRKDANEEISSLQKRLDEIESKIDELNREQGANQQEISHVQADIDALVKQIAKQKLNEEKQLLAQRRINATQDAIERLTEVRNRQENQFRLQLEKRLQEIFNSVSFTPYVPKISDKYELTLVESTSGMEASVAASTGENQILSLSFIASIIDKVRDWSEKRKILTVPDSSTFPIVMDSPFGSLDETYRRRIAQTLPELANQLIVLVTKTQWRGEVETEMTDRIGREYVLTYYSSKPDCEQDYIELGGGRYPLVKQSPNEFEYTEVIVVEREW; encoded by the coding sequence ATGAAGCTGACTTCAATTAAACTATGCAATTTTCGCTCCTTTTATGGCAGAACACCAGAGATAGTTATTGCTGGAGGAGATGTTCTTAACACTACGATTATTCATGGGAATAATGGCTCAGGTAAAACTAGTTTACTGAATGCCTTTACGTGGGTATTATATGAGAAGTTTAGTGCAGCGTTTGCCTCGATAGAACAACTGGTGAATAAAAGAGCGATCGCTGAAGCTAAACTCGGACAAGCTGTAGAATGTTGGGTAGAGATTAACTGGGAACACGAAGGTAAACGCTACAACGTCAAACGCCAATGTAAAGGCTATAAAAATAAAACCGACTTTGCTGTGGGTAAAACAGAATTACTCATGCAGGTAGCTGGGGATGATGGCAGATGGTATTACCCCAGCCAACAACCAGAAGAAATCATTGGACAGATTTTACCAGTTAGCTTACATCAATATTTTTTCTTTGACGGCGAACGCATAGAAGAAATCGTGCGTTCTGATAAAAAAGCGGAAATTGCCGAAGCGACTAAAATCTTCTTGGGTGTGGAAGTAATTAACCGTTCTATCAGACATTTAGGTGAAGCTAAAAAAAGTTTAGAAAATGAGTTAAAAGCAATTGGTGACTCCGAGATTAAACAGCTGTTGCGTGAACAAGAGAAACTAGAACAGGAAATTGAACGCATTCACACCAGACAAACAGAAATTAAGCAAGAGTTAGAATATCAACAGACCTTTAAGAAAGAAACGGGTAATCGTTTACAAGAATTAAGTGCAGCCAAGGAACTGCAACAAAGACGACAAGAACTAGAAAATCAAAAAAACTCCAATCAAGAAAGCCTCAGACAAACTAGAGAATCACTAAAGAAAATTATTTCTGCACGGGGTTACACAGTATTATTATCAGATACTACAGCCCAGTTTCGGACGATTATAAATCAACTTAAGCAACAAGGTGACTTAACCTCTGGCATTTCACGAGAATTTATTCATGAATTATTAAAGTCCCAACGCTGTATTTGTGGTGCAGAATTACATGAAGGTAATCATGCTCACACAAATGTGAGTCTCTGGTTAAATCAAGCAGGTTCCTCGGCGGTGGAAGAAACAGCAATTCGCATGAGCGCTCAAGTAGACGAAATTGATAAACAAGCGATCGTATTTTGGGAAGAAGTTGATAAGGAACAAGCGAGAATCAATCAGTTACGGCAAAATATATCTCAAGTTGAAAACGAATTAGAAACTATTCAAGAACGCTTACGCAAAGACGCTAACGAAGAAATTAGCAGTTTACAAAAGCGGTTAGATGAGATTGAAAGTAAAATTGATGAATTAAATAGAGAACAAGGTGCAAATCAGCAAGAAATTTCTCATGTACAGGCTGATATTGATGCTTTAGTTAAACAAATTGCTAAACAAAAGCTCAATGAAGAAAAGCAGTTATTGGCACAAAGGCGGATTAACGCTACACAAGACGCAATTGAACGCTTAACAGAAGTCAGAAATCGCCAAGAAAATCAGTTTCGACTGCAATTAGAAAAGCGCTTGCAAGAGATATTTAACTCCGTATCTTTTACGCCTTATGTACCTAAAATCAGTGATAAATATGAATTGACTCTTGTAGAAAGTACATCAGGAATGGAAGCATCAGTTGCAGCCTCTACTGGTGAAAACCAAATCCTGAGCTTGTCTTTTATTGCCAGTATTATTGATAAAGTTAGAGATTGGAGCGAAAAACGCAAAATCTTAACAGTACCCGATAGCAGTACTTTTCCCATCGTCATGGATTCCCCATTTGGAAGTTTAGATGAAACCTATCGCCGACGCATTGCTCAAACATTACCGGAGTTAGCTAATCAGTTAATAGTGTTAGTCACAAAAACTCAATGGCGGGGAGAAGTGGAAACAGAGATGACAGATAGAATTGGTAGGGAATATGTGCTGACTTACTACTCTTCTAAGCCAGATTGTGAACAAGATTATATTGAATTGGGTGGGGGAAGATATCCTTTGGTGAAACAAAGCCCGAATGAATTTGAATATACCGAGGTGATAGTGGTAGAGAGGGAGTGGTGA